The genomic window acccgaaagactccaccccaaaactgctagaactcatacaggaattcagtcaagtagcaggctataaaatcaatgcacagaaatcagtggcattcctatacaccaacaacaagacagaagagagacaaatcaaggagtcgatcccatttacaattgcacccaaaaccataagatacctaggaataaatttaaccaaagaggcaaaggatctgtactcagaaaactatgaaatactcatgaaagaaattgaagaagacacaaagaaatggaaaaacgttccatgctcatggattgggagaacaaacattgtgaagatgtcaatgctacctagagcaatctacacattcaatgcaatccccatcaaaataccatccacttttttcaaagaaatggaacaaataatcctaaaatttgtatggaaccagaagagaccccgaatagccagaggaatattgaaaaagaaaagcaaagctggcggcatcacaattctggacttccagctctattacaaagctgtcatcatcaagacagtatggtactggcacaaaaacagacacctagatcaatggaacagaatcgagagcccagaaatggaccctcaactctatggtcaactcatctttgacaaagcaggaaagaatgtccaatggaaaaaagacagtctcttcaacaaatggtgttgggaaaattggacggccacatgcagaagaatgaaactggaccatttccttacaccacacgcaaaaatagactccaaatggttgaaagacctaaacgtgagacaggagtccatcaaaatcctacaggagaacacaggcagcaacctcttcgacctcagctgcagcaacttcttcctagaaacatcgccaaaggcacgggaagccagggcaaaaatgaactattgggattttatcaagataaaaagcttttgcacagcaaaagaaacagtccacaaaaccaaaagacaaccaacagaatgggagaaaatatttgcaaatgacatatcagataaagggctagtatccaaaatctataacgaacttatcaaactcaacacccaaagaacaaatcatccaatcaagaaatgggcagaagacatgaacagacatttttccaaagaagacatccaaatggccaacagacacatgaaaaagtgctcaacgtcgctcggcatcagggaaatccaaatcaaaacctcaatgagataccacctcacacctgtgtctaaaattaacaagtcaggaaacgacagatgttggcggggatgtggagaaaggggaaccctcctacactgttggtgggaatgcaagctggtgcggccactctggaaaacagtatggaggttcctcaaacagttgaaattagagctaccatacgatccagcaattgcactactgggtatttaccccaaagatacaaatgtagggatccgaagaggtacgtgcaccccaatgtttatagcagcaatgtccacaatagccaaactgtggaaagagccaagatgtccatcgacagatgaatggataaagaagatgtggtgtatatatacacaatggaatattatgcagccatcaaaaggaatgagatcttgccatttgcaacgacgtggatggaactggagggtgttatgctgagtgaaataagtcaatcagagaaagacatgtatcatatgacctcactgatatgaggaattcttaatctcaggaaacaaactgagggttgctggagtggtggggggtgggagggatggggtggctgggtgatagacattgggtagggtatgtgctatggtgagcactgtgaattgtacaagactgatgaatcacggatctgtacttctgaaacaaataatgcaacatatgttaagaaaaaagaaaaagaagaagatagcaggaggggaagaatgaaggggagtaagtcggagggggagacgaaccattagagacgatggattctgaaaaacaaactgagggttctagaggggaggggggctggggggatgggttagcctggtgatgggtattaaagagggcacattctgcgtggagcactgggtgttatgcacaaacaatgaatcatggaacaggacatcaaaaactaatgatgtaatgtatggtgattaacataacaataaaaaattatttaaaaaaaccctaatgacgtaatgtatggtgattaacataacataataataaaaaaaataaaacgttcCAGAGGATCCGTGCAACATTTCCAAGAGATTTGgtcactttataaaaaaaagaagatattacaCTACTAAGGCTTATTTGTTATGTTAGGTTACATAGGAAGCAGTGTCAAATAAATGGTACTAAGCACTCTTagattatatttatatagaaatatgttattaaaatgagTGTTCTAGAAATTGTATGAAACTCCTAGAAATCTGTTATGTCCTGATATATTACTACCTTGAACTGTTGTGTGTCATAGAAATAACCAATTTCCTTGTAAATTACATTGTAATGATCTCTCATCAGGTCTTTAAGCATGGccgtttttaagtcttttataatttacaGGAAGTTATAGGTTTACTCAGATGCTTTTACAAAGCTTTCTGCAAATGTGCTTCATCTACAGTAAGACTGATGGAAAGAACTCTTGAATATAGGTTTCTGATAACCTTAAGAGCATAAAACTGAACTGGGTTAGAATTTCTGGAGCTAATTTGGATTCAAGCAAAACAAGAATTAATCATTTGGAACTCAATGAATAGaggatgattataatttttataaaatttttgagacactgatttattaaatgcttttttccaGTATAAAGAAGCTATTTTCTTTTCAGCTATAACTTAAAGCAGTTGGACAAAATATACCTTTATATACCTTTGTGAACAAactgaaacatttatcttttcctcCCTACCTGGTCTgtccagaattttaaaactttcagggagtattcttatattttcatgACGATATGTTTATTTGCATAAATTTAATAAGAATCTGctctccttgtaacaggacacaattggaaacactggttatattaccaaggctttgactgaaATGTCATATTCGAGAGGAGACATGCACAGACTCAGATAGGACTAGATGCTTTAAGGAACTCAGGTAgactttatggagccaataaagccccttggaaaaaCAGCCCAAAACTTGTATCTGAGTCTATAAGCAAGGCAGGTGGCTTTTATACACTGtagacaaagagacagaaattcaTGATGAATtaacaggataaagaaaacagatgtttGGGAGCTTTAATTAGTAAGGAATCCTAGGAAACTTTTCTCTTAAGCTATGACTTACAGCAATTTGATAATCAggccaagttaaaaaaaacaaaaacaacaacaacaactctatttcacaaataaattagTCTTAATTTGGCTGTCCTTGGTAAAAATGGGGGtgattatagaaagaaaaattatgtttcaataacacaACCTTGTGGATATTAGATTCTAACAGAGTTCACTATAAACGGGACGAAATCCTAATTTCTTCTAGTTTCCCCCAAAGCCTGGCTACAATTCTCCAAACTAATGTTTTCCACTTTTTCCCACCCTTTTGGCTTGGAATCACTGGATCACTAAAAGTACCCTTTTTCCTGAAGCCCTGCAAATTGCATATGCACAACTTGATGGACACTTCAGAGAAATCACCACAACAGCTCATGTATAGACAATCTTCGTCCCTGTTTCTCTCTGGGCCACTCAAAATATCaccagggaggggtgcctgggtcgttcagatggttaagcatcttcctttggctcaggtcatgatctccaggtcctggaatcgagtcccatgtccagctcccagctcagcagggagtcagcttctccgtctccctctgtttctgcctctccccctgcttgtggtttctctgtctctcaaatcaatcaatcaatcaatcaatcaatcaatcaatcaatcttacaAAGAAAATCACCAGGGACACTTAAATTACAAGCCAAGAAAATCTGTCAGACTGCCATTACCTACTCTTCCTCTGTCTAAAGACGCTTTAAGAGCAACATCTAAAAATTCTCTCGACTGGCTACCCTCAGAACTCAGAAACTGGTTTCTAATTTGAGCCAATCATTAaccattattttgcttttattgccataggattgactcttttttttttaaagatttattcatttattttagagagagagacagagacagcaagcggggggaggggcagagggagagggagcatctcaagcagactccctgctgagcatagaggctgacatggggctccattctaggaccctgagatcatgacctgagccaaaactgagcaGGATGCTCAACTGAGTAggatgccacccaggtgcccctgatttgcCTCTTATTACCTATCATTTGAAGCAGAGGCCTGACTTTGAGAACACAGCTGCATCACCTCCTCCTGAAGTGAATTTGATTGAACTGACCCACTGTCAGAACTAAGAGACTGGTTCAAGGAGATGAAACAATCTATCAGCTCAACTTTGAATGTGTGAAACCCCCAGGAAAgtttcagaggaagaaactgtATTGACCAAAGGCAGGCCACCCACAAATGTGGACCAAAAATCTGGGCTTAACGTGGCTGGGTGACTAAACTAAACTTTCTAGCCGCCAGAGCAAAACCACAAGCCTCTTACATCAGCTATTTTGCAACTTGTTCTGCTTTCACGGACTGACAGGACCGCAAGAAAAATGGAGATGTAAGGACATTAACACTAGCAATGGCAAAGGTCATGGAACACTCCAGACTTTGAAAATCACAGGTTCCAACCTAACCTTGTCTATAAACCACACTGGTCTTTTTATTTCATATGGCAGCAAAAGCATAGAAAGGGGTCCCACCTGAAGTGGTCCCGCCCAAGTCCATCACGACTGTATGGACTTGGATACCTGACTCCTCTGGGACCGAGCACTCCACTCTCAATGCCCACCATATTACACCTGTTCATAAAATGGTGCCACACAAACATGCATGTTGAAAAATCATAGAAAATCTGCTGATACATCAGAATTCCAAGTTCTTTTCAGCATTAAGGATCTTATTCCCAAGTTTCAGAGATTGTGAATTAGAAAAGGCAATCCTAAAACTCTCCCTGGTAATGGAACAAAGTTCAGGGCCACTATGCTAGCTTTGAGAATACTCCAGTCAGAAGGTAACAGCTCAGCCTCCACGGGAATCCCAATCCCCAAATCATCACGTCCTAGGGACAGGGTCTTCCCAGCAGGGGCGCTTGCCCAATCATCAGTGAAAAATGTTGCTTTTGGGTAAACCCGTGAGACACATAATATCTAacttaaatctgttttttaaaaaaaggactaaTATTTTCCAACAGATGACTGAAACACAGACATTTGATTGGGTTGGTCAATTTCGAGGGTTGTGGGACTGGTTTCACGAGGTGTGGGGAaatgtgttcttttctgtttattcatcCTCATGCTTCCCCCCACAAATGTTTTGAGTATAGATGACacccaatgttacattagtttcaggtgcacaacacagTAATTTGCCAACCCCATACAGTAAGCCATGCTCACCACAGGGGTAGCTCTTGTCTGTCAGTCTCTCACGGTACAAGCGCAACACGCTGACACCATCGGtgatattccttatgctgtgccttttattcctgtgacttattctccataactggaagcctgtaccccTTTTACTCACCCTTATTCTAATCTGTGCTCTCTTCACTGTTTGCAGATTTCCGACCACTCATTTACTAACGGGATTTCTCTCTCTACAGCCGCCAGCTCAGCTAGTAGtctataaaacttccagaagagtTTTAGAGAAAGAAACTGTGGGGTCCAGGGAGgacaccccaaaatgtgccacagTGGTACATTGATTATCTGGAATCGAAGCTACTTGGGAAACAGCTGGTGCGAGGACACCCAGACTGTCCTCTGTCCCCCGAAAGCAGGAAACGAGTCTCCCGTATGAGAGGTACCCTCCCTGTACTACGAAGTAAAAAGACATCCTTAGCTACACAGATGGGACTTCAAAGCTCAGAAAGCTGTGGAAACAAACCTTGTGGCTTTTTTACTAATCTACAACCTCAGCCCAAATTCCACTTAGAATTCCTGTGATTTAAAGCTCTCACACGTCTGTTTTCTCTATCCTGTCAATTTCTCACAGATTattgtctttgtttaaaatttataacatctgccacaacaaacaaaacaactctgCCTGCCTTGGTAATTTCTTTGGGCCTCTGTGCCTGTGTAATGAaactttgtggggtttttttcctcccgttaatctgtctcatgtcaattaaATTCTTAAACCAGTTGGAAGAATTTTGGAGGAAATAAGATGATTTCTTCCTCCCTACAAACCATTACGTTTTTAACTATAAAGAAGTTTGtgtattaaaaacagaaagagggacacctgcgtagctcagtgggttaagcatctgacttcagctcaggtcatgatctcagggccctgggatggagccctgcatcaggctccctgctcagtggggagtctgcttctccctctgcccctcccccattcatactctctccctctctctctctctcacaaatagataaaatcttaagaaaacagaaagaatcaCACCTCAGCATATgcaagtaaattttatttattatttatttatttttaaaaatattttatttatttatttgagagagaaagaaagattggtggggaggggcagaggaagagagagagagaagcagactccctgcagagcagggagcctgacacggactcaatcccaagacccagagatcgtgacctgagccaaaggcagatgcttaactgactgagccacacaggcgccccatattttaaaaggtgaaacTTTCTGCAACCTTTGAAAGCATGAAAATTCAGAAGTCATGAAGCAGGTGACTCACACAACGCTGATTAGAGCAGGGAGTAAGGAGGTAGCGATGTCTCCAGTGTGAAAGTCACGGAATCAAATCATAAGTGCGATCTTCAGTGATTCAAGTGTTTCAGCCACACAGTAAGGTGTGgtcagctttaaaataaaattcgtTTTCCAGACATTCTGTCCCCAATCAAGGCCTTCTTTGCATCCTCAGCTCACACGACAGGAAAGCGGGCCATGGTGGCGATTCCACACTGGTTGTCCCGGTCCTTGGCCAACAGCATGTAGCCCTGCGTGCCCCGGTCCGTGCCCCAGCTGGAAGAAGACGGCGTTTGCCAATTATTACAAACAATCCAACACATTTCTCTTCATGAACAATCACACCTGGTACTGAGCAGAGCACCAGAGGCCAGCACAGATTCCGGAAGAATCCGGAGAGGCCGTTCCTGTCCATGTTTGAGTTCTAACCCAGCACACAATACTTCTATCCCAGACCTTTCACAAAACTGCAGCGTAAGCAGGAAAAGGAAACTCTTGGGGCCAGATGTGTTtcggaaatttaaaaaaaaaatgcaatttagaAATGCAACGGTACCAAAACTATCGCAGGACCTTAGCAAGCTTGAGATAGTACCTTACTGTGGTCACCACGTGAACGTGTCTGTGCTCCAACCAAGTGGGGTAAACACTTCTGGGATTTCAGAAGTGTGCTCAAGGGTTGGGCGACTTGTCTCCAAACACTGATTCCAAATCCTTTGCGATTTCCAAGATAAGTATTCTTGGCTTTTATACCTGTTCTTGACATTCCAGTATTTTTGGTTCTCGGGTTCTTCTCCTTGAGAGTCATAGCCAACCACCAGAGTACCGTGATCCAGGTCTTCACTGCTGCAGTTTGGATCATAATAAATGCCTGGAAAGTAAAATCCAATATTGGGGTGAGGGCTCCCACGTGACATGTGATAGTAACCCAGCCTATCAACCACGGTAAGGGAGACGTATCAAAATTCAGTTGTGATATAAATCCAGATAAGATTTAAAAGTCAGGTGGTTTTGTTTAGCTAGACTAGAGGTTTAGGCCCTCATCTAATGCTAGCAGAAATACCAATTGTCATAATCTCATTTGTAAACAATAGTCAAGTGGCATAAAAAAACACCTGCCACAACCTTATGATTCTCCTTAAGGGATGTGAGCCTAGGGAAACAGCAGAGAACATAAAATTACTTGGGCCAAGGGCTTCTTTCCAGTGTTAAGTTCAGTAgtaacattctttaaaatttttcaaggtCTAACAATTGGAAAAAAGTAAAGCGAGCTATACCAATCAAATTATGTagccatttaaatatatttataatgtgttTAAAATCATGGGAATTTGGGTCAAGTCATGGCAAGCGGAAAGAGCGGGCAGAAATATTACGCGTACAGGATGAACAACTATGTTAAATCCACACCACCCCCCCAAATTCTACATTGAATTCTGCATACCAAAGTGTCACACTTGCTGTATGTTAGCGTGGTTTCCAATTTTCCTACCTGTATCTCTACATAGACAAATGCTTACCTTCTTTATAGAACCGGAAGGGATCCAGGCTTGCGCGGACAGCAGCAGAGACGGGCCCCACAGCTGCCACGGCCACCAGAAGGGACGCCACCTGCTGAGGGATGTTCACGAGGCCAGTGACGTTGGCAGCAGAAGAGTCGGGCATGTATTCGCAGGATCCGTCCTTtcaaagggaaaggggaagagactTGATTGCTACCATCCACCTCCTGGGGAACATGAGTTCAAGACAGCTTACAGGTAAGGGATTTCCAAGCCAAATTTGTCGTAACGCATCCCAGGAGCTGAAATGCTGGTGGTTGTTTTGAAACTGAAAAACTACCTTGTGTGCATTCAATGAATTATTCTGGGTCTACGTGTCCTTAAGAATGTTTTCCCTCGGGAGAAATCTGTATGCTCTATAGAACGCTGTGCATGTCTCCCTGTagcatagaaataaaaacagccCCGTGGTAACCATCTAGGCAGAGAACCGTGCCCGGCTAATATAGTTTAACGAGAGTTCTGACAGCTTCCTGCTGTAGAGTCCaccatttaaaatgcaaatattaaatatGGTATCTGTTTTCTTCAAAAGCATGCAACTCTGAGAGCAGAGCTAGAATGATAACAGGTGAGGAGCTCCACTTACCTGTGCACAATATGGATCAGATTCCTCTGAGTCCAGGCCTCCGTTGTTCCGAACATGCTGGAAGGCATAATCCATCAGGCCACCATGGCAGCCCTCGTTGCCTTGAGACAAAAAGCAGTCCAGCAGGTTCTGCTCAGTGACACGAGTTTGCCAGTTTTCCGGAACATCCGTCCTTCGAAGGCACCAGCTGCACTAAAAGCCCAACCAGAAGCACACTGACCATTATAAAGCTCTGAGTCTAAACTGGAATGAAACTAAAAATGTAGTGAAATCTAATCACCTGCCTTTTTCTGCAAAGAAGGGAAACAGGACTGAGAAAGATATGCAGGAAAGTGGGAGATGGTGGGCAGGTCTCCAAGATGGGTCTGTGCATCAGTCTGAATTCTCCAGAGACACAGAGCCAATAGGATTCAAGCCCCCTaacccacacagacacacagacacacagacacacacagacacacacacacacacacaccctttgccACAGccttgaggcagaattccttcttccccGGAAATCCCAGGTTTGCTCCTAAGACCTTTAACTGATCGGTGAGGCTGGAGGGGTTCCGGACACGCTCCCCCAGAATATGCCGCGTTGGCATACCGGTTATTTTCAGCTGAGGGCACATGAGAAGCAGCAGAGGTAGAAACGGCTCTCTGACATCCCCTTTCCGAAAGCAGGTCATAACATTTCCCCCGAGAAAGGGGTTCTCCCCTGAGAAAGGAACCAGCAAGAGAACATCCTGATCACCAGAGGCCGGGAGTGCACACCCAGCCGCATCTGTGCAAACACACTTCCCAAATAACCCTGATCTTCCCTTCCTTCCGCCTCCTGCCCCCACAGGTATCACCTCGTCCTTCCCCACAACTTACTGCCCTTTGTCCTGTCATTTCTCTACAAACTTATCCTTTCTCTGTCTAGAATGTATAGGAGCTTCCAGCTCTGGTcacttctttgggtcttcctTCTCTCGTGAAGGCTCCCAGATGCatataaaaactgaattaaaCTTGTGTGCTTTTTTCCTGTGAATTTACCTTATGTCAGTCTAATTCCTGGGTCAGGCCAGAGATCCTAAGAGGGTGGAGGAGAAtttcccacccctctcccacaTGCCCACCTACATTATTGAGAGAAATCTTTATTTAAACCAAGTCCGCTGATTGTAATTATTAATCACTTCTACACAGGGACTTCACAGCAAGTTCCAGAAACTTTGGTGTTTGACCAAAGAGCTGGGCACTCTCGATGCCCTCACCTGTCTGCTACCTCTCAGGCCCCAGTTCTGTTTTTGAAGCCTGGACTCATGTCTGGGGGCTTACCCTTCATCCTTTTTTGGGCCCAAGACACACCAATCCACTGTGTCTGGTCCTTTCTCATCTACAAAGTAGCCATGTGGCCCTCACTAGCAGGTGAGGAAGATGCACCCAAAACTGGCTCTGGGACATCCGTCCTATAGCTCCACTGGGTTGTAGCCATCTGGGGTCAAACGACCATCATCTCTAATGCATTTCTCTATTATTGAAATCCTATGTATGCATGTTCACTTTTCGAAAATGTGAAGTCTTTTCCTTGTTAAGATAATGTACCTTTGTCCCTATAGATCGTTGGTCCCATTTTGCTTCATTCCAGGGTTGGGTCAGACACAGCCAAAGGGCAGCTGATATAAGATGTGCATGTTCATAACTACAAGAACCAGAGGACATCCAGTATTCTCCTAATGGACCACTGGCACATTGTTATGTCTTTGGAGCCCTgtcaaaaataaaaccacaggcCCAAGATGGCATCACTTAGGTAAAGGTCCcaagtcagtaaaccaagacCTAATACCTAAGCTAACCGCAGTTTCAACCGCCTCCCAGCTGAAATCTGACATTTACCCAGTGATAATGGGAATGTCCTGGTCAGCACTAGGCCATGTACTGACAGGCCCTTTCTGTCCTCCTAAGGAAAGCGACCTTACCTAAAACAACagattctttgctaataatttccctTTCTCCGCTCCCTCTCCCTACCATTACAAACCTTTCTTTTTCCGTAGGTCTTGGAGTTCTCCTCTACTTGCTAGATAAATGGGAAgttgcctgattcatgaatcctTTGTTAAACCAATTAGATCTTTGTAATTTACTTGGTCCCTTATTATTTAACAGCCTGATTCTATAAGaagttaatatattaaaaacttcCCCCACTTCTACTTTGAAacggttttattttaaaaggtgaaacTTTATACATCAgtataagatataaaaattcaaaagttcTTGGACAAGTCAATCACACAAAGCTGTTCAATGCAGCAATTAAAGAAGTCACAGAATCCGATCACAAGTTGGATCTCCAGTGGTTCGAGTGTTTTATCTCACACAATGAAGTATGATCAGTTGTAAGATAAAATTCCTCTTCTGCATATTCTGTCCCCAGTCAAGGTCTTCTTTATACCTTCAGCTCACACAGTGGGAAAACTGGCTGAGGTGGCGATTCCACAGTGGTTGTCCCGGTCTTTGGCCATCAGTATGTAGCCCTGCATGCCCCAGTCCGTGCCCCAGCTGGAAGAAGACAGCGTTTGACATTTATTAGAGGAATAAACACATTTATCCCTATGAACAATCACACCTGATACTGAGCACTGCACCAGAGGCCAGGACAGATTCTGGAAGAATCCGTAGAGGCCGTTCCTGTTCATGTTTGAGTTGTAACCCAGCACAGAATTCTACCCACAGACCCTTCACAGACTACAAAATGAGAGACCATAAAATGCTTAGGGTCAGATGTGTTTCTGAAATAGGAAAACATTTCCAATTTAGAAATGCAATGGTACCAAAACTATCTCAGGACCCTAGCAAGCTTGAGACGGTATCTTACTGTGGTCATCAGGTAAATATGTCTGTGTTCCCCCTAAGTGGGGTAAACACTGCTGGGATTTCAGAAGTGTGCTCAAGAGTTGGGGGGCCTGCCTCCAAACACTGATTCCAAAAAGGATTCCCTTTTCAACTTTAAAGATAAGTATTCTTGGCTTTTTATACCTGTTCTTGACAATCCAGTATTTTTGGTTCTCGGGTTCTTCTCCTTGAGAGTCATAGCCAACCACCAGAATACCGTGATCCAGGTCTTCACTGCTGCAGTTTGGATCATAATAAATGCCTGGAGAAGAGAAATTCAGTGCTGGGGTGAAGATCTCTGGGAACACGTGATAGTAACCCAGCCTATCAACCACAGTCAGGGAGGCATTTCAAAATTCAGTTAAATGACATAACCCcagataagatttaaaaattagtttttttatttttatttatttttattttttagctagGCTACGGATTTAGGCCCTCATCTAATACCAGCTGAAAGACAAATTGGTACAATCTCTTTTGTAAACAACTTGTCAAGAAACATAAAAGAGCACTCACTGACACCTTGTGATTCGACTTTGATCATGTCAACTTACAGAAACAGCACAGAACGCAAAATTACTTGAGCCAAGAGGTTCTTTCCAGTTTCAAAAACAGTAG from Zalophus californianus isolate mZalCal1 chromosome 13, mZalCal1.pri.v2, whole genome shotgun sequence includes these protein-coding regions:
- the LOC113934731 gene encoding cathepsin L1-like isoform X1, with amino-acid sequence MHRPILETCPPSPTFLHIFLSPVSLLCRKRQCSWCLRRTDVPENWQTRVTEQNLLDCFLSQGNEGCHGGLMDYAFQHVRNNGGLDSEESDPYCAQDGSCEYMPDSSAANVTGLVNIPQQVASLLVAVAAVGPVSAAVRASLDPFRFYKEGIYYDPNCSSEDLDHGTLVVGYDSQGEEPENQKYWNVKNRYKSQEYLSWKSQRIWNQCLETSRPTLEHTSEIPEVFTPLGWSTDTFTW
- the LOC113934731 gene encoding cathepsin L1-like isoform X2; translation: MHRPILETCPPSPTFLHIFLSPVSLLCRKRQCSWCLRRTDVPENWQTRVTEQNLLDCFLSQGNEGCHGGLMDYAFQHVRNNGGLDSEESDPYCAQDGSCEYMPDSSAANVTGLVNIPQQVASLLVAVAAVGPVSAAVRASLDPFRFYKEGIYYDPNCSSEDLDHGTLVVGYDSQGEEPENQKYWNVKNSWGTDRGTQGYMLLAKDRDNQCGIATMARFPVV